The Ovis aries strain OAR_USU_Benz2616 breed Rambouillet chromosome 6, ARS-UI_Ramb_v3.0, whole genome shotgun sequence genome includes a window with the following:
- the LYAR gene encoding cell growth-regulating nucleolar protein — protein MVFFTCNACGESVKKVQVEKHVALCRNCECLSCIDCGKDFWGDDYKNHVKCISEDQKYGGKGYEGKTHKGDIKQQAWIQKIHELIKRPNVSPKVRELLEQISGFDNVPRKRAKFQNWMKNSLKVHNESILEQVWNIFSEASSNEPVGKGPDQQSPEPVTKPCAENNTEVPPSKANSSTEEPAEAKKNKRERKAERQKNRKKEKKELRLENHQENAKSQKPKKRKAAQEAEQEAADGSSGTKSQRKKSKAVRAQDGVVDGGAEVGEQADAGPGKRKRKHSEVEADSKKKKIKLPENSEDGEPENHEAPAKGKFNWKGTIKAVLKQAPDNEITIKKLRKKVLAQYYAVTNEHHRSEEELLVIFNKKISKNPTLKLLKDKVKLLK, from the exons atggtattttttacATGCAATGCATGTGGTGAATCAGTGAAGAAGGTACAAGTGGAAAAGCACGTGGCTCTTTGCCGAAACTGCGAATGTCTTTCCTGCATCGACTGCGGCAAAGACTTCTG GGGTGATGACTATAAAAACCATGTGAAATGCATAAGCGAAGATCAGAAGTATGGTGGCAAAGGGTATGAAGGCAAAACCCACAAAGGCGATATTAAACAGCAGGCTTGGATTCAG AAAATTCATGAATTAATAAAAAGACCCAATGTCAGCCCCAAAGTGAGGGAACTGTTAGAGCAAATTAGTGGTTTTGACAACGTTCCCAGGAAAAGGGCAAAATTTCAG AATTGGATGAAGAACAGTTTAAAAGTTCATAATGAATCTATCCTGGAGCaggtgtggaatatcttttccgaAGCTTCCAGCAAT GAACCTGTTGGTAAGGGGCCAGATCAGCAGTCACCAGAGCCAGTGACCAAGCCATGTGCAGAGAACAACACCGAGGTCCCGCCCTCCAAAGCAAACAGCAGCACGGAAGAGCCAGCAGAGGCCAAGAAGaataagagagaaaggaaggcagaacggcagaagaataggaaaaaagaaaagaaagaactaagACTAGAAAACCACCAGGAgaacgcaaagagtcagaagccTAAAAAGCGCAAAGCGGCACAGGAGGCTGAGCAGGAGGCGGCTGACGGCTCCTCGGGGACGAAGAGCCAGAGGAAGAAGAGCAAGGCCGTGCGCGCCCAGGATGGGGTGGTGGATGGAGGCGCTGAGGTCGGGGAGCAGGCAGATGCTGGTCCAGGGAAAAGAAAGCGCAAGCACTCGGAAG TTGAAGCAGAttctaagaagaaaaagattaagCTCCCAGAAAATTCCGAGGATGGAGAACCGGAAAACCACGAGGCTCCTGCTAAAG GTAAATTCAACTGGAAGGGAACTATTAAAGCAGTTCTGAAACAGGCCCCAGACAACGAAATAACAATCAAGAAGCTAAGGAAAAAG GTTTTAGCTCAGTATTATGCGGTGACGAATGAACATCACAGATCTGAAGAGGAACTCCTGGTCATCTTCAACAAGAAAATCAGCAAGAACCCCACCCTGAAGTTATTGAAGGACAAGGTCAagcttttaaaatga
- the TMEM128 gene encoding transmembrane protein 128, whose translation MDVLRAREQLRRRYLFPPDAEVPLEHEGYPRPETSTAVEKKEKPLPRLNIHSGFWILASIVVTYYVDFFQTVKENFHTSSWFLFGSALLLVSVSIAFFCIVYLEWYRGIEDYDIKYPALIPITTATFIVAGICFNVALWHVWSFFTPLLLFTQFMGVVMLTSLLG comes from the exons ATGGATGTTCTACGGGCTCGGGAGCAGCTGCGGCGGCGGTACTTGTTCCCGCCGGACGCGGAGGTCCCACTGGAACACGAGGGCTACCCCAGGCCGG AAACCTCTACAGCtgttgagaaaaaggagaaacctCTTCCAAGACTTAATATCCATTCTGGGTTCTGGATTTTGGCATCCATTGTTGTTACCTATTATGTTGACTTCTTTCAAACTGTTAAAGAAAACTTTCACACCAGTAG TTGGTTTCTCTTCGGCAGTGCCTTGCTGCTTGTCAGTGTGTCGATTGCGTTTTTCTGCATCGTCTATTTGGAGTGGTATCGTGGAATTGAAGATTATGATATCAAGTATCCAGCACTGATACCCATTACAACTGCTACTTTTATTGTAGCAGGAATTTG CTTCAATGTTGCTTTATGGCACGTGTGGTCATTTTTCACTCCACTGCTGCTGTTTACCCAGTTTATGGGGGTTGTAATGTTGACCTCACTCCTTGGATGA